The sequence CCCATTCCAACACTCCGGTACCCAGAGGAGAGCACTTGGGGTATCcctccaaaagagaaaaaatctggCTCCCAGAGTGTCTGCCTTGTAGGACTGTACGGGAGCCTAGTGTTTGGCCTTTTTGAGCATGGGGCAATAGTTCCCACAGGTTGCACCAACACAGAGaacttggatttttttccttctaggcacCCATATCTGAGGCTTCTAGTAAATATTTCTTCAGCTTGAGCTAACCAGGGTTGAATGGTTTCAAGCAGAAGTCATGGGAAGTGAGCAGCCTCATCGCAGGTCAGGGCATGATACCTATGCGGCTTTCTTGAATCCTTTTCTGTTTTTGGCTGTACGTGGTTCTCCTGATGAACTTTGGGAGACCTCCAAATGGATTGGCTTGAGGTGTTGGGAGGCCCACTGACACCCCCTCAGCCAGGGCCTTGTCTCTCCTACTCCCAGCTCTCAGTACATTTTATCTTTGACTTCACTTGTACTCTATTCCCATAACTGTTTGTGTATTGAGAGGTGCATATTTTCTTGCAAAACCTCAggaagccattttttaaaattatggctgggtgtggtggctcatgcctgtaatccgagcactttgggaggccaaggtgggcagatctggagttcaggaccagcctggccaacatggtgaaatctcatctcgccaaaaaatataaaaattagccaggcgtggtgatgcacgcctgtagtcccaactactgtgCAGGGAggaccaaggtgggaagatcttttgagcttgggaggcagaggttgcagtgagcagacataccactgcactccagcctgggtgacagagggagatcctttCCCCTCCGCCccctgagacagtcttgctctgtcgcccagagctggaatgcaatggtgtgacctcagctcactgcaacctctgcctcccaggttcaagcagttctgcctcagcctctcctgagtagttgggattacgggcgtgtgccaccacgcccagctaatttttgtgtttttaatagagacaggatttcaccatgttggccaggctggtctcgaactcctgacctcaggtgatccacccgccccagccttccaaagtgctgaaattacaggcatgagccaccgcgtccagccaagaccctgtcttttttttttttttttttttttgaggcagagtcccgctctgtcgcccaggctggagtgcagtggctggatctcggctcactgcaagctccgcctcccaggtttacgccattctcctgcctcagcctcccgagtagctgggactacaggcgcccgccacctcgcccggctagttttttgtattttttagtagagacggggtttcactgtgttagccaggatggtctcgatctcctgacctagtgatccgcccgtctcggcctcccaaagtgctgggattacaggcttgagccaccgtgcccggcgacCCTGTCTTAAGAATAAAtttaccagcactttgggaggctgaggcaggtggatgtcgaggtcaggagttcaagaccagcctggccaagatggtgaaaccccatctctactaaaagtacaaaaattagctgggcttggtggcgggcgcctgtaattccagctactagggaggctgaggcaggagaattgcttgaacccgggaggcggaggttgcagtgagccaagatcgcaccactgcactccagccccatgggtgacagagtaagactccatctcaaaaaaaataagtaaagttaaaaatttatttgagacaatgtcttgctcaggctggagtgcagtggtaagatgaTAGCtcacctccaactcctgggcccaggcaatccttccaccttggcctcctcagtagctgggattataggcatgagcctctgtgcctggcccaggatatatatttatatagaactATGATGCTAAAATGTCCCTGATTCCTACTTTCAGGTTTCTGCTGAATTAGAGAGAAATCTGCCATGAAATATCAAAACTGTTACATCATTCTGAAAGAAACAATACTTTCCAGATACAACTTTGAAAACTACCTTTAGAGCCTGGTGCAGTGGtgcgttcctgtagtcccagctactctggaggctgaggctggaggattgcttgagcctaggagttccagactgcagtgagttatgactgtgcctgtgaacagccactgcattccagcctggtcgacatagTGACCCCTATTGAGACATAGTAacatctcaaatttttttttttttttttttaaacagtctcctCTGCAGTGGCatattcttggctcactgcaacctccacctcccaggtgggagtagctgggattacaggcgtgcaccaccatgcctagctacttttgtatttttagtagagacggtttcaccatgttgaccaggctgctattgaactcctgacttcaggggatctgcccacctcggcctcccaaagtgctgggcgtgagccactgcgcacgaCCAGCATCTCAAGTtttaataaataactaaaaaataacaaGTTTGAAAAAGTagatcggccgggcgtggtggctcaagcctgtaatgccagcactttgggaggccgaggcgggcggatcacgaggtcaggagatcgagaccatcctggctaacacggtgaaaccccgtctctactaaaaaatacaaaaaactagccgggcgaggtggcaggcgcctgtagtcccagctactcgggaggctgaggcaggagaatggcgtgaacctgggaggcggagcttgcagtgagcagagatacggccactgcactccagcctgggcgacagagcgagactccgtctcaaaaaaaaaaagaaaaaaagaaaaagtatatctTGGCCAGGAATGCTGACCTGGGTTCCTTCGAGGCGAGGGAAACTCTTGGACATGGGACATAGTCGGGACTACCCCTCTGCTTGCCTCCCTGCTGGGTTAACAGTACAGCTGGCCCAGCCAGTCTTGAAACCTTACCCTGCAACAAAAACTTGACACCTCCAGGCTAGTCATTCCGGAGGTGTCTTCTCTGGCCAAGTCGGTGACTCCCCAGCCCACTATTGTAACTGGACTCTGTTAATCCAGGCTGAAGGAGCTGGAtggggccaggggcagtggctcacccctgtaatcccagcactttggaaggcctgagacgagagggtcgcttgagcccagacgtttgagaccagcccgggaaacatggcaagacctggtctcaagccacacatggtggcatgcacctgtgcttccagctgcttgggaggctgaggctggaggatcgcttgagccctggaggtcgagactcctgtgagccatgatcgcaccactggactccatccTGGGTGGCAGTGAGAACCTGTCCCTAAAGAACTGGGTGACCTCGACCCTCCACATCGCTGGCTCTCCACGGGCGCTGCACAGTGGAGACCCGGGATCTGATTGCATAGGACTGGGCACTGGAGTTTTAAGTTCTCCAGGGAGGTTTAATATGCAACGAAGTCTGGGAACCACTACCAGTGAACCCCTTCATTTTGTGTGGCTCCGGCTCCTGGAAGCCCTAGGACCAGGAACTGTAGCCCATCTACCGCGTAGTGTTGGTGTGAGAGTGGAGCCCGGGTCTGTCCCGGCGCGGGCCCGCGGCCACCGCGTTTGGGTTCCAGATCCCAGCCCCCGCGCTCAGTCCGGGCTTCCTGTCCGGCGCTCTCCCAGTCCCTTCCCGCGCGCTTTTACCTGGGgtgtggtgggggcgggggacaGAGCCGGGCGCAGTCGGGAGCACAACCCTCAGGCAGGGCTGTGGGCCACTGTGCTGAGGGCCAGGCCGCCACGCCCCTGGACCCTGAAAGCGGGCTCGGATCCCCGCTGCAGCGCGGACTCCGGCGTGGCCTGCAACCCGGACCCTGGCCAGCTCCGCGTCCTCCAGATCTTTACTCATGGCCCGGCATCGCCGGGCCCAGCTGCACCTTCGGTCCCCGCCCGCGGCAGCCGAGGTGGGGCATCTCCAGCGCCGAGTCTGGGGGAGGTGGACATGGCACGGAAGCGGGTTAAGGGCAGAGAGAATCCCAGCTTGGGATGGGGGTAGAAGGTGGTGGACCCTGCGCGGGGTGGGTGTGGAGGGTGGCCGAACTCTTGGGGCCCCTGGTGCTTCCGGGAGCTCCGTCCTAGCCCTCGGATCCCAAGGAAGAACTTGATGTTTCCCTGACATTCTCCAGTGCCCATGGCTTCTGGCGTCCACAGATGGCGGGGGCACATTCAGAAGCTGCAGAGACTGGGGACTGTGGGCTGGGGCAGCTGCGGGGCGGAGGGTGGCATGGGGTGGGGTTGGGTGGCGTGAGGTTGCGGAAAGCAGGGCGTGGGGCCCAACCGCTGGCTGCGCCGCCCTATGGCTCTTCGGAGCCATCGCATTTGCCCTCTCAAGGCTTCCTGGGCTCTCGGCCCTAAGTAACCTGTGTCCCTGAGTCCCTGAGGGAGGCGCAGGATCTTAGCTCTGCCCTCGCTAAGATGAAAGCAGGACCGTGTGGAGGAGGGACGGTTGCATGGGATGGCCAGGGTGGGCGCCCCAAGAAGACAGCTTCCGCCTGCCCTCCGGCCAAGGAAAGCCCTGGGGAACACATTCTCAGGCTAAAGGGtctgaggaagagaagactagcaAGGCGGAAGCCCTGGAGATGCCCAACAGTCAAGTCCGGGAAGGACGGAGTAGGTAACCAGTAACTGCCTAGAGAGTGGGAGCCAAGAAGAGGAGGGGCCTGGACAGGGCTGCAAGGAGGAAGACACAGGCCGCCATGCCAGCCCTCTGGAAATAGCGGTTTGCAGACCACCTGAACTCACCAAGACAGCTCTGAAGAATTTAGTGAATTATGCTTTGGCTTCTGGATTGAAGGAAAAAAGTATCTATAGGATGCAGCATTCAAAAGACCTgtaggcagggcacggtggctcacacctgtaaccccagcaatttgagaggctgaggcggagaggatcacgtgagcccgagggttcaagatcagcctgggcaatatagtgagtctctacaaaaaaataaaaataaacaaattggccgggcgcggtggctcaagcctgtaatcccagcactttgggaggccgagacgggccgatcacgaggtcaggagatcgagaccatcctggctaacacggtgaaaccccgtctctactaaaaaatacaaaaaactagctgggcgaggtggcgggcatctgtagtcccagctactcgggaggctgagacaggagaatggcgtgaaccctggaggcggagcttgcagcgagctgagatccggccactgcactccagcctgggtgacagagcgagactccatctcaaaaaataaataaataaacaaattagctggacctgtagtcccagctactccacaggctgagatgggaggatggcttgaacctgggagttggccccgggcgcagtggcttatgcctgtaaccccagcgctttgggaggccaaggcaggcgaattacttgaggttaggagttcgagaccagcctggctaatcatggtgaaaccccatctctactaaaaatacaaaaattagccagacctggtggcccatgcctgtaatcccagctactcaggaggctgaggcaggagaatcgcttgaacctgggaggcagaggttgcagtgagccgagattgcactactgcactccagcctgggcaacaaagcaagactcagtctcaaaagaaaaaaaggaaggccaggtgcggtggctcatgcctgtaatcccagcactttgggaggctgaggcaagtggattgcttgagtccaggagttcaagaccagcctgggcaacatggcgaaaccctgtgtctaccaagaaaatacaaaaattagctaggcatgatggcgaatgcctgtagtccagatactcgggaggccaagctgggaggatcacctgagcccgggagatggaggctgcagtgagctgtcatcacaccactgcactccagtctgggccacagagcaggaccctgtatcaaaaaaaaaaaaaaaaaaaaaaaaaaaaaatatatatatatatatatatatatatatatgtattttttaacacAATTACAAAAcactttataattaaaaataataaaatgtttgtaataaaaAACCTTTTCATGGCAGAacaatattccactgtgtggacTGAGACagctggatttttgtttttttgttgttgttttgttttgttttgttttttagacagagtcccactccgatgtgcaggctggagtgcagtgacgcgatatcggctcactgcaacctccacctcctcggttcaagcaattctcctgcctcaacctcccaggtagctgggattataggtgcccaccaccatgcccagctaattttttttttttttttttttttttagtagagacagggtttcgccatgttggccagcctggtctcgaactcctgacctcaggtgatccacctgcctcggcctcccaaagtggattacaggcgtgagccatcgcgcctggccggAGACAGCTTATACTAGCCCATCAGTCACTGGGAGTGTGGAGATTGTTGccaatcgtgtgtgtgtgtgtgtgtgtgtacgcacacACGCACGTGTGTTTAGAAagggggttttgtcatgttgcccaggctggtcttgaactccagggctccagcgatcctcctgctttggcctcccaaagacctgggattacaggtgtgagccatgctcCTGGCCTGTTGCCAAATTGATGATAGAAATTCCTCAGGGGATCCAATTAAGGGCCGCAGGGACAGGGCCACCCTGTAGCCCTGTGGGCTAGCTCACTCTAGGAGTCCTCTGACCTCTTCCCCCTACCTCTTGCCTCCTTCCAGTCCAACACCAGTCCTAGGTTTCTTTCCTGAAGACACATGTAACCGGAcacagtggcatatgcctgtagtcccatctacatgggagaatgaggcaggagaatcccttgagcctaggagttcaaggctgcagtgagctatgatcgtgcttctgaactccagcctgggtgacagagagaaaccctgtttcaaaaacaaaacacatgtgaTGAAGACCCCTTACCCAGCTCCCCCTGTTCCTCCAGACCAGCCAACATCCATGTAAGGCCCCTGCCTAGAACTTCATGGCAAGCTGGACCGGACTGGCATATTCTGAGTTCTCCAGAATCTACCATCTTACCTCCTTGCCCACACTGTTTCTTCTGTGTGAATGCCCTTTTCCTCTCCTGTGAACTACGGGCATCTGCCCTCAGCTCTTGCCACCTCCCTCCATGAGAACAGGGATTAAGACTGGCTATGcctcaccaggcatggtggctcacacctgtaatcccagcactttgggaggtcaaggcaggcagatcacctgaggttgggaattcgagaccagcctgaccaacatggagaaaccctgtcactactaaaaacacaaaattagctgggcatggtgttgggcgcctgtcgtcccagctactcgggaggctgaggcaagagaatggcacgaacccgggaggcagagtttacagtgagctgagattgtgccactgcactccagcctgggtgacacagcaagactccgtctcaaaaaaaaaaaaaaaaaaaaagactggctaTCCCAGAGTCTGGGGACAGGACAGTGCACGCTGCAAAGCCAGCCATTTGAGGAGGGCCTCGTCTGAACTGAATAGATCAATGGGCTGGAGCTGACTTTGGACAGAGTTGAACAACCCCAGAGAATGTAGTGGGTGCTGGGCATACAGTGGTCAGGCCTGTGTAGGCAGACCTGGGCTGAGAAGAGGCTGGGCTGCAGTAGCCAGGGCAAGGCAGAGGGGCAGGGACAGGAGTGGGTGATGGAGTTGGGCCCCAGTTCTTTACTTGCATATGAATGAACCACTGTACAGCTGCGGGCACCACTGCATCAGCTTGCGCCTCCACACAGCTGCCTTTGGCTCATGTTGGCTGTGCTGTATCAGTCCTTCAATGTTTCCCGGGGATCAGTTAATTAAGTTGAGGTCTCTGCATCTGGAAATCCACCTCAGCCTGCAGGGAAAAGGCCCCCAGTCTTGGTCTTTGCCTTCAGAACCCTCAAGGAGAATCCTGCTGATTCTCAGATTGGGCTCCAGGGGGCGACAGTGTCAATCACAATGTTAGATACTGAAACTggctcagttctttttttttttttccttcccttcccttcccttcccttcttccctccccttctccctctctttccccctcccttcccttcccctcccctcccctccccttcccttcctctctttctctttctctttctttcttttgttttttttgacggagtcacactctgccatccaggctggagtgcagtagcgcaacctcagctcactgcaacctccgcctcctgggttcaagcgattctcctgcctcagcctcctgagtagctggtattacaggtgtgcgccaccacacccagctaatttttgtatttttagtagagatagggtgtcaccttgttggccaggctggtctcgaacacctgacctcaagtaatctgcccacaaaatactgggattacaggtgtgagccactgcagcggccttttttttttctttttttgagtcagggtctcactttgttgcccaggctggatgtagtggcagaatcatggctcactgcagccttgactgcccGGGcctaagccatcctcccacctcagcctcccaagtggctgggactacagacttgcaccaccacaccaagctaaagtgttgttttgtttttttgtagagacagttttgccttgttg comes from Macaca mulatta isolate MMU2019108-1 chromosome 10, T2T-MMU8v2.0, whole genome shotgun sequence and encodes:
- the LOC144331927 gene encoding uncharacterized protein LOC144331927, whose translation is MIAPLDSILGGSENLSLKNWVTSTLHIAGSPRALHSGDPGSDCIGLGTGVLSSPGRFNMQRSLGTTTSEPLHFVWLRLLEALGPGTVAHLPRSVGVRVEPGSVPARARGHRVWVPDPSPRAQSGLPVRRSPSPFPRAFTWGVVGAGDRAGRSREHNPQAGLWATVLRARPPRPWTLKAGSDPRCSADSGVACNPDPGQLRVLQIFTHGPASPGPAAPSVPARGSRGEESKAQTGEEPTQPLCSSLLEGQSLPTNAEIHTLKTMKHPSVRNQNNQP